In Candidatus Desulfatibia profunda, the genomic window GTTTTTTTTCTTCTCACAATTCTCCTTATAACCGTATTTTATGATAATACCGCTATGATGCTTGCATGTAGATCGGTTCGGGCTTATAGTTTGACGTCTCGGAAATTCTACAACTTAAAGACCCAATATTCCAGTGTTCCATTATTCCATGGAAAGTTAATTTCACGACCGGCTGTTTCGCGATTACAATCGTCTTAACGATCAAACGATTAAAGACATCGCCCGGGATCTGGCCTTTGATATCGCTGAATTCGAAAAACAGATGAACGCTTCCGGGATGTTGGCAAGAATCCGCCAGGACATCCAGGACGGCACCCGGGCCGGGGTTCAGGGCACGCCCGCGGTCTTTATCAACGGCAGGCCTTTGAGGGATCGGACCCTTGAAGGTTTTCAGGGTTTAATCGATAAGGAATTGAAAAAAATAAAGAAAACACCTGATTGACACTTAGGTTTAATTTCAATATACTGATAAAATCGTAAAGCGATTTTATTATGAAACCTAAAAAGAAAACAAATGATATCAGCAATCCGTTTGCAGTTGAAAATGTTTGTCAGACTCTGCTTGAAAGCGGTCTGGTTACAGACGCCCAGGTAAAGACAATATACCGGAGAAAGGATGCCGTCCGGGAGAAGCTGGAGCGGCAGCGGGCCCAGCGCCTGGCTGTCTCGCGTTCCGGGTTCAAGGTCATCAACCCCATCACCATTGTCGATGTTATCGTTTCCCTGGAGTTGAGCAGAGCCGATAAACCTTCCTGGCCTTTGGACGAAGAAATCATTTACCAGACCCTTGCCAAGAAATGGGACATTCCGTACAAGAAGATCGATCCGCTCAAGCTGGATCTTAACGTGGTGACCACCACCATTCCGCGCACGTTTGCCATGCGGCATCTGGTTCTTCCCATCGAAATTACGGACGGGTATCTGACCGTGGCGACATCCAATCCCTTTAATGTTGAGGTCCTTGAAGATATTACGCGCGTTACCCAGTTGCAGGTCAAGACGGTTGTCAGTTCAAAAACCGATATCATCAAATCCATCGATGAGTTTTTCGGATTCAAACGCTCCATCGCCATGGCAGAAGACATGTTCGCCACCGCCGGTGTGGATCTTGGCAACCTGGAACAGTATGTTAAGCTAAAGTCGGTCGATGAACTGCCTTCCAACGACCAGCATATTGTCAATGCCGTCAACCATCTGCTGGTGTACGCCTTTGACCAGAAAGCCAGCGACATTCATATCGAGCCCAAACGGGATGAAGTTTTGGTTAGGATGCGGCTCGACGGCGTTCTGCATACAGTCTATAAACTTACCAGGAAAGTTCATAACGCCATTGTCAGCCGGATAAAGGCCTTGTCCCGGCTGGACATGGCGGAAAAGCGCAGACCCCAGGACGGACGGATCAAGACCGATAAGGGCGGCGTGGAGGCCGAAATACGGGTTTCCACGGTTCCGGTAGCCTTTGGGGAGAAGGTGGTCTTGAGGTTAATGGATCCGGATATCCTTTTCCAGGACTTAAAAGGGCTCGGCTTCACCTCCGCGGACCT contains:
- a CDS encoding type II/IV secretion system protein, which codes for MKPKKKTNDISNPFAVENVCQTLLESGLVTDAQVKTIYRRKDAVREKLERQRAQRLAVSRSGFKVINPITIVDVIVSLELSRADKPSWPLDEEIIYQTLAKKWDIPYKKIDPLKLDLNVVTTTIPRTFAMRHLVLPIEITDGYLTVATSNPFNVEVLEDITRVTQLQVKTVVSSKTDIIKSIDEFFGFKRSIAMAEDMFATAGVDLGNLEQYVKLKSVDELPSNDQHIVNAVNHLLVYAFDQKASDIHIEPKRDEVLVRMRLDGVLHTVYKLTRKVHNAIVSRIKALSRLDMAEKRRPQDGRIKTDKGGVEAEIRVSTVPVAFGEKVVLRLMDPDILFQDLKGLGFTSADLDRYNQFIRMPHGIVIVCGPTGSGKSTTLYSTLKMLSTPEINILTIEDPIEMINEDFNQIAVQPAVDITFGTIIRTMLRQDPDIIMVGEMRDLETAASAVQAALTGHLVLSTLHTNDAPSVVTRLLDLGTPTFMIQATLVGILAQRLIRVICDFCKESFEIDTEELKTMGLDVEKKGILTLHQGAGCIRCRNTGYRGRTGIYEVLPYTESLKQLTTADIDIAKITQTARKEGMVTLRESAIKKLLGGITTYQEVLRVTWEQQN